In Epinephelus fuscoguttatus linkage group LG15, E.fuscoguttatus.final_Chr_v1, a genomic segment contains:
- the LOC125902345 gene encoding myocilin-like: MWLQVSLLCLSCFTLPSRSQAQDRASLHRSNDQGGRCHYTFTVASPEESSCSGSSINPEMDGVSSRLTLLEALVSRLIAGADGGTGTGVRASSGEDSLQEAYSQVTRERNQLQQDKERLNGQVQELQRRLAELSREAESLRQKPCQQTHTSGGTQRENRPASDRAYDFGNGAYQEMKAEVSEVPASRLIPEGNHSFTGCGELQSVGDPVLHRKADTITGKYGVWLQDPEPQGHYYTNKTVWRIDTVGKDVRQLFAYEDMHQLTQGFPMKVLVLPEPMESTGATMYRGSLYYQRKRSRTLIRFDVASENLASRRDLPHAGFHGQHPYSWGGYTDIDLAADEQSLWAIYSTSKAKGAIVISQLDPQSLVVKKSWETNIRKNTVANAFMVCGRLYTVASYTAPNTTINYMFDTATSVGQAVAVPFKNKYRYNSMIDYNHAQRKLYAWDNFHMVTYDVTLGRARTGSS, encoded by the exons ATGTGGCTCCAGGtgtctctcctctgtctgtcctgcTTCACTCTACCCAGCCGAAGCCAAGCCCAAGACCGAGCCTCCCTCCACCGCTCCAACGACCAAGGCGGGCGCTGCCACTACACCTTCACCGTGGCCAGTCCAGAGGAGTCCAGCTGCTCCGGAAGCAGCATCAATCCAGAGATGGATGGAGTCTCATCCCGACTCACCCTGCTGGAGGCTTTAGTCAGCCGTCTCATAGCGGGAGCGGATGGAGGCACCGGGACTGGGGTAAGGGCTAGCAGTGGAGAAGACAGTCTCCAGGAAGCTTACTCCCAGGTAACAAGGGAAAGAAACCAGCTGCAGCAGGACAAAGAGCGTCTGAACGGGCAGGTCcaggagctgcagaggaggCTGGCCGAGCTGAGTCGGGAGGCAGAGAGCCTCAGGCAGAAACCCTGCCAGCAGACACACACCTCAGGGGGGACACAGCGTGAAAACCGACCTGCCAGTG ACCGTGCATATGATTTTGGGAATGGTGCTTACCAGGAGATGAAGGCTGAGGTTTCGGAGGTTCCAGCATCCCGCCTCATTCCTGAGGGAAATCACAGCTTCACAG GCTGTGGAGAGCTGCAGTCAGTGGGAGACCCTGTGCTGCACAGGAAGGCTGACACCATCACAggcaaatatggagtgtggctGCAGGATCCTGAGCCTCAGGGACATTATTATACCAACAAGACTGTGTGGCGCATCGACACAGTCGGTAAAGACGTCCGTCAGCTCTTTGCATATGAAGACATGCATCAATTAACCCAAGGCTTCCCTATGAAGGTCCTGGTCCTGCCAGAGCCTATGGAGAGCACAGGGGCAACCATGTACCGCGGCTCCCTTTACTACCAGCGCAAACGTAGCCGCACCCTGATCCGTTTCGACGTGGCCTCTGAGAACCTGGCATCACGCCGGGATCTGCCTCACGCCGGCTTCCATGGCCAACATCCTTACTCATGGGGCGGCTACACTGACATCGACCTGGCGGCGGATGAACAGAGCCTGTGGGCGATCTACAGCACAAGCAAGGCAAAGGGTGCGATTGTGATTTCCCAGCTGGACCCCCAGAGCCTGGTGGTGAAGAAGAGCTGGGAGACCAACATCAGGAAGAACACAGTGGCCAACGCCTTCATGGTGTGTGGACGCCTGTACACGGTGGCCAGCTACACCGCACCCAACACCACCATCAACTATATGTTTGACACAGCCACCAGCGTGGGGCAGGCTGTCGCTGTGCCCTTCAAGAACAAGTATCGTTACAACAGCATGATAGACTACAACCACGCTCAGAGGAAGTTGTACGCTTGGGACAACTTCCACATGGTCACCTACGATGTCACACTGGGCAGGGCGAGAACCGGCAGCAGCTAA
- the LOC125902350 gene encoding polyisoprenoid diphosphate/phosphate phosphohydrolase PLPP6-like: MSSPPFRRNSCRGAACGSRASSECHVRRRGSSCSYFSPGAQSEDFSVSLSQPIFTITLRFLLAIDLWLSKRLGMCACEESPWGSIRPLVRLLEFSGHVIPWLIGTIYTLLHGESVEEQEIMLNLALALLLDLLLVRAVKTVVRRRRPAQNRSDILSAFFVERYSFPSGHATRAAMCARFLLAQLVDTASMRVLVVGWAALVSLSRLLLARHYVTDVGFGLAMGYCQYSLVERLWVTWDCLQDLLLLRLTERLNRAYDGLWMADWKH; encoded by the exons ATGTCCTCACCACCGTTCAGACGGAATAGTTGCCGTGGAGCTGCGTGTGGAAGCCGGGCATCATCTGAGTGCCATGTCCGCCGCCGGGGCTCCAGCTGTTCCTACTTTTCCCCCGGAGCGCAGTCTGAGGACTTTTCCGTCAGTCTGAGCCAGCCGATATTCACTATAACGCTCCGGTTTCTGCTGGCGATAGACCTGTGGCTGTCCAAGAGGCTCGGGATGTGCGCCTGTGAGGAGTCTCCATGGGGCAGCATACGGCCCCTGGTGCGGCTGCTGGAGTTCTCCGGGCATGTCATCCCGTGGCTCATCGGCACTATATACACCCTGCTCCACGGAGAGAGTGTGGAGGAGCAGGAGATCATGCTGAATCTGGCCCTGG CTCTGTTATTGGACCTTCTGTTAGTCAGAGCTGTGAAGACTGTGGTCAGACGGCGCAGGCCCGCCCAGAACCGCTCTGACATCCTCTCCGCCTTCTTCGTGGAGCGCTACTCCTTCCCCTCGGGCCATGCCACACGGGCGGCCATGTGTGCCCGCTTCCTCCTCGCCCAGCTAGTGGACACAGCATCCATGCGGGTCCTAGTAGTAGGTTGGGCCGCACTGGTGAGCCTGTCCCGGCTGCTGCTCGCCAGACACTATGTGACAGACGTGGGCTTTGGCTTGGCTATGGGTTACTGCCAGTATAGTCTAGTGGAGAGGTTGTGGGTGACCTGGGACTGCCTGCAGGACCTGCTGCTCCTGCGACTGACGGAGAGGCTCAACAGGGCTTATGATGGACTCTGGATGGCAGATTGGAAACATTAG